Proteins from a single region of Nocardiopsis dassonvillei subsp. dassonvillei DSM 43111:
- the bcp gene encoding thioredoxin-dependent thiol peroxidase, with the protein MSDPIRLEPGDQAPDFTLDDADGKPVTLSEVLASTGKRVVLYFYPAAMTPGCTTQACDFRDNLRDFDSAGLTVLGVSPDTSDKLARFRDKEGLTFPLLGDPGKDTLRAYGAFGEKKNYGRVVQGVIRSTVVVGTDGRVEKAFYNVKATGHVDRIKRELGL; encoded by the coding sequence GTGAGCGACCCGATCCGCCTGGAGCCCGGCGACCAGGCACCCGACTTCACCCTCGACGACGCCGACGGCAAGCCCGTCACCCTGAGCGAGGTGCTGGCCTCCACCGGCAAGCGCGTCGTCCTGTACTTCTACCCGGCGGCCATGACCCCCGGGTGCACCACGCAGGCCTGCGACTTCCGCGACAACCTGCGCGACTTCGACTCCGCGGGCCTCACCGTCCTGGGCGTGTCCCCGGACACGAGCGACAAGCTGGCCAGGTTCCGCGACAAGGAGGGTCTGACCTTCCCGCTCCTGGGCGACCCGGGCAAGGACACCCTGCGCGCCTACGGCGCCTTCGGCGAGAAGAAGAACTACGGCCGCGTCGTGCAGGGCGTCATCCGCTCCACCGTCGTCGTGGGCACCGACGGCCGGGTGGAGAAGGCCTTCTACAACGTGAAGGCCACCGGCCACGTCGACCGGATCAAGAGGGAACTGGGCCTGTGA
- a CDS encoding serine/threonine-protein kinase, with product MDPWITVSSLENPHTQRPEASRSSARAEAADAAEPRPEGRLLKGRYQLVSEIARGGVGTVWRATDLVIDREVAVKELRLPADLSRSERESLLQRTTREARVAGRLTHPSLVTVLDVVDEDDRPWIVMELVEASTLEELIQVGGPLPYQRVAEIGLQLIDALKVAHAEGIVHRDVKPDNVMISQAGRVVLTDFGLAAWNGESALSASGRIIGSPAYIPPERAKAGPVGPESDLWSLGATLYAAVEGHPPYDRKGYIKILRQEQLDEPAEAASAGPLAPVLAGLLRVEPSERLTAENATKMLRIAALAPWAPETSPETAAQGTATPAEPRPEGEERESAREHFKAGAHVLAESINERLSNSPEAMNSIMTSIRESTDTLGLTSSGKHAERSRLPAVATIAAVSLGVLVLLAVMLWALLGR from the coding sequence ATGGACCCGTGGATAACCGTGTCCTCCCTAGAGAACCCCCACACGCAGCGCCCCGAGGCGTCGCGCTCCTCCGCACGGGCGGAGGCGGCCGACGCCGCCGAACCCCGTCCCGAGGGACGCCTGCTCAAGGGGCGCTACCAGTTGGTGTCGGAGATCGCCCGCGGCGGTGTCGGCACGGTCTGGCGCGCCACCGACCTGGTCATCGACCGCGAGGTGGCCGTCAAGGAGCTGCGCCTGCCCGCGGACCTGAGCCGCTCCGAGCGCGAGTCGCTCCTGCAGCGCACCACCCGTGAGGCCCGCGTCGCCGGACGCCTCACCCACCCCAGCCTGGTCACCGTCCTGGACGTCGTGGACGAGGACGACCGCCCCTGGATCGTCATGGAGCTGGTGGAGGCCTCCACCCTGGAGGAACTCATCCAGGTGGGCGGCCCGCTGCCCTACCAGCGCGTGGCCGAGATCGGCCTCCAGCTCATCGACGCCCTCAAGGTCGCGCACGCCGAGGGCATCGTGCACCGCGACGTCAAGCCCGACAACGTGATGATCAGCCAGGCCGGTCGGGTCGTGCTCACCGACTTCGGGCTGGCCGCCTGGAACGGCGAGTCGGCGCTGAGCGCGTCCGGGCGCATCATCGGCTCCCCGGCCTACATCCCGCCGGAGCGGGCCAAGGCCGGCCCGGTGGGACCCGAGTCCGACCTGTGGTCCCTGGGCGCCACCCTGTACGCGGCGGTGGAGGGGCACCCTCCCTACGACCGCAAGGGCTACATCAAGATCCTGCGCCAGGAGCAGCTGGACGAGCCCGCCGAGGCCGCCAGCGCGGGCCCGCTGGCGCCGGTGCTGGCCGGTCTGCTCCGGGTGGAGCCCTCGGAGCGGTTGACCGCCGAGAACGCCACCAAGATGCTGCGGATCGCCGCTCTGGCGCCGTGGGCGCCCGAGACGAGCCCGGAGACGGCCGCGCAGGGCACCGCCACGCCGGCCGAGCCCCGTCCCGAGGGCGAGGAGCGCGAGTCGGCCCGCGAGCACTTCAAGGCGGGCGCGCACGTGCTGGCGGAGTCCATCAACGAGCGGCTGAGCAACAGCCCCGAGGCGATGAACTCGATCATGACCTCGATCCGCGAGTCCACGGACACGCTGGGGCTGACCAGTTCGGGCAAGCACGCCGAGCGCAGCCGCCTGCCCGCGGTGGCCACCATCGCCGCGGTCTCCCTCGGCGTCCTGGTGCTGCTCGCGGTCATGCTCTGGGCGCTGCTCGGCCGCTAG
- a CDS encoding CDP-alcohol phosphatidyltransferase family protein, which translates to MPGFTLDEVRARTLKERDSWWTVYLVDPIAVRLVRLVANRTSITPNQLTVVALFLGLGAAVCFSLGYRHFLALGTLLYLLSFLMDCTDGKLARLTGSESLFGSWMDYVSDRFRVLVCVVALMGGQYVVAENAEGDGPVWFVWLALAVVFLDMLRYLNALQVYKVRREMRSHLAAALERARATLSMLEPEEDDTGSATGAGGRTMSDGGEQAVLRHGIGVLEQILHSQNEREARNQRTAGKQPDLTLPKVDLHQEFRNRFPWYQRFWSALNARRVRTHLVGGIEFQMSVFVIAPLAAAVFGAPSLIGWITAVAGVLLLAFEIAIIYKLWLSTRDFFRVVDGIDSALRFSGPSDGAEEGSRDTGSDTGSQTTLR; encoded by the coding sequence ATGCCTGGATTCACACTCGACGAGGTCAGGGCCCGGACCCTCAAGGAGCGCGACTCCTGGTGGACGGTCTACCTCGTGGACCCCATCGCGGTCCGGCTCGTGCGCCTGGTGGCCAACCGCACCTCGATCACACCCAACCAGCTGACGGTGGTCGCGCTCTTCCTGGGGCTCGGCGCGGCCGTCTGCTTCTCGCTGGGCTACCGCCACTTCCTGGCGCTGGGCACGCTGCTGTACCTGCTGTCCTTCCTGATGGACTGCACGGACGGCAAGCTGGCCCGGCTCACCGGATCGGAGTCGCTGTTCGGGTCGTGGATGGACTACGTCTCCGACCGGTTCCGGGTGCTGGTGTGCGTGGTCGCCCTGATGGGCGGGCAGTACGTCGTCGCCGAGAACGCCGAGGGCGACGGGCCGGTGTGGTTCGTGTGGCTGGCCCTGGCCGTGGTGTTCCTGGACATGCTGCGCTACCTCAACGCGCTCCAGGTGTACAAGGTCCGCAGGGAGATGCGCTCGCACCTGGCCGCCGCCCTGGAGAGGGCCCGCGCCACCCTGTCGATGCTGGAGCCGGAGGAGGACGACACCGGCTCGGCCACCGGCGCGGGCGGGCGGACGATGAGCGACGGCGGCGAGCAGGCGGTGCTGCGCCACGGCATCGGCGTGCTGGAGCAGATCCTGCACAGCCAGAACGAGCGCGAGGCCCGCAACCAGCGCACGGCGGGCAAGCAGCCCGACCTCACCCTGCCCAAGGTGGACCTGCACCAGGAGTTCCGCAACCGCTTCCCCTGGTACCAGCGGTTCTGGTCGGCCCTCAACGCCAGACGGGTCAGGACGCACCTGGTGGGCGGCATCGAGTTCCAGATGTCGGTGTTCGTGATCGCGCCGCTGGCGGCCGCCGTGTTCGGCGCGCCGTCCCTTATCGGGTGGATCACCGCTGTGGCGGGTGTTTTGCTCCTCGCCTTCGAGATCGCCATCATCTATAAACTGTGGTTGTCCACGCGGGACTTCTTCCGCGTGGTCGACGGAATCGACAGCGCGCTGAGATTCTCCGGTCCGTCCGACGGCGCGGAGGAAGGGAGCCGGGACACCGGCTCGGACACGGGTTCTCAGACGACCCTGCGCTAG